Sequence from the Thermomonas sp. HDW16 genome:
GCCTCGGCATCGAACACGCGCAGGTCTTCCGGGCGTTCGCCGATGCCGGCGTAGCGGATCGGGATGCCGAATTCGCGGGCCAGCGCGAACACCACGCCGCCCTTGGCAGTGCCATCCAGCTTGGTGACCACCAGGCCCGTCACCTTCACCGCGGCATTGAACTGGCGCACTTGCGAGATGGCGTTCTGGCCGGTGGTGCCGTCGATCACCATCAACACTTCGTGCGGCGCGTCCGCATCCAGCTTGCCGAGCACCCGGCGGATCTTGCCGAGTTCCGCCATCAGCCCTTGTTGGGTGTGCAGGCGGCCGGCGGTGTCGGCGATCAGGATTTCGGTGCCGCGCGCTTTTGCAGCCTGCAGCGCATCGAAGGCGACCGAAGCAGGATCCGCGTCTTGCCCCTGCGCAACCACGGCCACGCCATTGCGCTCGCCCCAGGCCTGCAACTGCGCGACTGCGGCGGCACGGAAGGTGTCGCCGGCGGCCAGCATCAGGCTGCGGCCTTCATCCTTGTAGCGGCGCGCCAGCTTGCCGATGGTGGTGGTCTTGCCGACGCCGTTGACGCCGACGGTGAGGATCACGAAAGGTTTGCGGCTTGCGTCGATCTGCAGCGGCTTAGCGACAGGCGCCAGCATCGCGATCAATTCGGCACGCAATGCACGCAGCATGGCGTGGGCATCGGCGAACTCGCGCGCCTTCATCCGCTTGCGCAGGTTTTCGACCAGTTGCGTGCTGGCGGTGACGCCGACATCGGCGGTGATCAGCGCGGTCTCGACCTCGTCCAGCAGGTCGTCGTCGAGGACAGGATTGCGTCCGAACAGTTCGGCGATGTCGCGGGTCAGGATGCTGCCGATCCGCTGGCGCCAGCCGAGCTTGCCGGCCGGTGCGGCCGCGGTTTGCGGTTCGGGCTGTTGCGCCACTTCGGACGGGACGAGCGAGGGGCTGTCCTCCATCGCCGCGGCAATCACTTCATCGGGGATTGGCGGTTCGGCGCGCGCCGGAGCGGCTTCCGGCGGCGGGAAAGCGGCCGCAAGGTCTTCGGTGCTGAGGCGGCGCTCGGGTTCGGCGTCGGGTTTCTTGCGGCGGAACCAGCTGACCATGCGGGGGAGCGCGCTCGGCGGCGCCGATGAATGAGCGAGAATGGCGCGCATGGTAGCACTCGCCCTGTATCGCCCCGGATGAACAAACCGCCCCGTTCCGGTCGCAAACCGTCCACCGCTGCGGCGGCTTCCGGCAGTGTGCGCATCATCGGCGGGCGCTGGCGCGGCACCCGCCTGCAGGTACCGCTCAAGCCGGGATTGCGGCCTACTTCGGACCGCGTGCGCGAAACCTTGTTCAACTGGCTGATGCCGGCCTTGTCGGGCGCGAGGGTGCTGGATCTGTTCGCGGGGAGTGGGGCGCTAGGGCTGGAGGCGGTATCGCGCGGGGCGGCATCGGCGACGCTGGTGGAAACCGATCCACAGCTGGCGCAGGCGCTGGAGGCCACGGCCACTCGCCTGGATGCCACCGGACAGGTGCGCGTGCATCGCGGCGATGCGCTGGCCTGGCTGCGCGATGGCGCGAGGCGTGACGATGGAGCTTTCGACATCGCCTTCATCGATCCGCCGTTCGACGCCGATTTGTGGGCCGCGGTGCTCGAATGGTTGCCGTCGATGCTGGCTGCGGACGCTTGGCTGTACCTCGAAAGCCCGGCCGACCATACGCCCGCCGTGTCTGCGGAATGGGTGCTGCATCGCGAAAGCGCCACCCGCGAGGTGCGCTATGCCCTGTACCGGCGCGTTACACTTGCGGGAGTCCTTCACGGCGGCGATCCAGCCACGACATGAGCGCCACGCGCATTGCGGTCTACCCGGGCACCTTCGACCCGATCACCAATGGCCATGTGGACCTTGTCGAACGCGCATCGCCGCTGTTCGAGAAATTGATCGTCGGCGTGGCGGTCAGCCCGTCCAAGGGGCCGTCGTTGCCGCTCGACTTGCGCGTGCAGCTGGCGCGCGAAGCCTTGGTGCGCTGCCCGAACGTGGAAGTGCTCGGCTTCGATTCGCTGCTGGCGCATTTCGTGCGCGAATGCGGTGCCGGCGTGTTGCTGCGCGGCCTGCGCGCGGTCTCCGACTTCGAATACGAATTCCAGATGGCGAGCATGAACCGCCACCTGATCCCGGAGGTCGAGACCCTGTTCCTGACCCCGGCCGAGCAGTACGGCTTCATTTCGTCGTCGCTGGTGCGCGAGATCTCGCGCCTCGGCGGCGACGTGTCCGGCTTCGTGCCTGCCGCGGTCGCGGCGGCGCTCGAGGCGCAATGGCGTGGCAGGGAAAGCTGACCGCGCATCCACCGCAACACCGCACACCACCGTAGAACGAGGGGAAAGCCCATGAACACGATGTCCCGATTGCTTGTGATCGCCTGCCTGGCCCTGCCGTTCGCCGCGTGCAAGAAGGAGGAAGCGCCGAAGGTCGAAGCCGTGGCGGCGCCGCTGACCGCGCCCACCTCCGACGACGTCAGCGCCTGGCGCACCTACGTCACCGACGTGGCCAAGCGCAACATGGACGGCGTCAACAACAGCCCGTACGTCTACTTCCTGCCCAGCGAGGGCAGCGAAGGCTTCGGCGGCCAGTACGAGCGCCTGTTGGAAAAGGTCGAGGGCGACCTGAGCCGCGGCATTATCGAAGGCAACATGCTGGTCTTCGCATCGCCGGCCTCGACCAAGATCGCCGAGCTGGCGGTGACCGGCTTCGGCCAGGTCGGCACGGGCACGATGAAGGGCGTCAAGGTCGTCTTCATCGGCAAGCCGGAAGACGGCGAGAAGGTCAAGGCCGCGGCTGAGCCCGCCGGCGTCAAGTACGTCTTCGTCGAAGCGAAGTAAGCGCGACAACGCCCGTCCTTCGCCATGAAGGACGGGCGGCGCGACGCATCCCCACGATGTCGCTGAAAATCAACGAACTATGCGTCAATTGCGACGTCTGCGAGCCGGTCTGCCCGAACAAGGCGATCTCGATGGGCGCGGACATCTACGTGATCGATCCGGCGCTGTGCACCGAATGCGTCGGCCACTACGACGAACCGCAATGCGTGGTCGTCTGCCCGGTGGAATGCATCGATCCCGATCCGGAGCATCCGGAAACGGAAGCGCAATTGCTGGCGAAGCTGGCCGACCTGCAAGGGAGCACGGCATGAATGCCTGTAGCACGAAATCCGCAGCATCCTGCCTGTTCGCCATGTTGCTTGCGCCGTTGCTGGCCTTCGCGCAGTCGCAGCAGGTTTCGCCGCAGCACCCGCCGGGCGCGGCAGTCGCATCGGCGCATGCGCTGGCCACGGATGCCGGCATCGAAACCCTAAAGCAGGGCGGCAATGCGTTCGACGCCGCGGTGACGGTCTCGTCCGTGCTGTCGGTGGTGGAGCCGATCAGTTCCGGCCTCGGCGGCGGCGGCTTCTTCCTGTTGCACGACGCGAAAACCGGGCGCGACGTGTTCATCGATGCGCGCGAGACCGCGCCGGCCGCCGCTACGTCGCAAGCCTACCTCGACAAGAACGGCGATCTCGACCGCGACCGCGCCGAGAACGGGCCGTGGTCGGCCGGCATTCCCGGCTTGCCGGCTGCGCTGGTGCATGTGGCCGAACGCTACGGCCGATTGCCGCTGTCGAAGACGCTGCAACCTGCGATCCGCATCGCCCGCGACGGCTTTCCGGTCTACGGTCGTTTCGCGCGCGGTTATGCCGAACGCCGCGAGGTGATGGAGCGCTACCCCGGCACCCGCGAAGTTTTCCTGCGCAATGGCGAGGCGCCGATGGAAGGCGATCTGTTCCGTCAGCCGGAGCTGGCCGTCACGCTGGAGCGGTTGGCTGCGAAGGGTTTCGACGGGTTCTATCGTGGCGTCACTGCCAAGCGCTTGATCGCCGGCGTGAACCGCGAAGGCGGGCGCTGGACGGCGGCAGAACTGGCCGGCTACCGGGTCAAGGAACGCGAACCGCTGCGTTTCGAATACGACGGCTGGGAGATCGTGACCGCGCCGCCGCCATCATCGGGCGGCATTGCGCTGGCGGAAATGCTGCAGATCCTCGAGCCGTGGGACTTGCAGAAGCTGCCGCAGGCGCAGCGCGTGCACCTGGTTGTCGAGGCCATGCGTCGCGCCTTCCGCGACCGCACCTTCTACCTGGGCGATCCGGACTTCGTGAAGATCCCGGTCAAGACCCTGATGGATCCCGATTATGCCGCCGGCTTGCGCGCGACTATCCATCCGTCCAAGGCCACGCCAAGTGCCCTGCTGTCCGGCGATCCAACCCCGCTTGAGGACGAGGAAACCACGCATTTCTCGATCATCGACGGCGAAGGCAACCGCGCGGCGGTGACGCAGACGGTGAACCTGCTGTTCGGTTCAGGGCTGATCCCGCCCGGTACCGGCGTGCTGTTGAACAACGAGATGGACGATTTCGCGCTCAAGCCGGGTACGCCGAACGCGTTCGGCGTCATGGGTTACGAAGCGAACGCGCCGAAGCCCGGCAAGCGCATGCTCAGCTCGATGACGCCCAGCTTCATGTCGAATGCAGACAAGGATGTGGTGATCGGTACGCCAGGCGGCACCCGCATCATCACCATGGTCCTGCTGGGCATGCTGGGCTATGCGGATGGCCTCGATGCGCCACAGGTCGCCGCGCTACCGCGTTACCATCATCAATGGTGGCCGGACACGATCGGCATCGAGCGCGATGCGCTGCCGAAGGATGTGATCGCCGCGTTGCGGGCCATGGGTCATCAGCTGACGGTGCCGGGCGAGGAAAACGACGGGCGCCGTTCCAGCGATGCCTGGGGCAATATGAATACCGTGCTCTGGGACAAGCGCAGCAACACGCTCAGCGCCGGCAACGACCCGCGCAATCCCGTCGGCAAGGCCGAGGTCGCCTCGCCATAACGCAACGAAACATGGACTCGCCTCATGAAACTCTGGTCGATCCTAGGCAACTCGCAGAAACTCGATGGCGGCGCGATGTTCGGCAATGCGCCGAAGGCGTTGTGGGAGCGATGGGCCAGCGTGGATGATGAAAACCGCATCGACCTGGCCTGCCGTGCCTTGTTGGCCAGCCCGCTGAATGGCAAGACCGTGTTGTTCGAGACCGGGATCGGCGCGTTCTTCGAACCCAAGCTTCGCGAACGTTACGGCGTGCAGGAGCCGCAGCACGTGCTACTCGAGTCGCTGCGCGCGGCGGGTTTCGAGCATGAAGACATCGACGTGGTAGTGCTCTCGCATCTGCACTTCGACCATGCCGGCGGCTTGCTCGCGGCATGGGAAGAAGGCGCGGCGGCACGATTGCTCTTCCCGAATGCCACTTTCGTCGTCGGTGCGCAGCATTGGCAGCGGGCGCGCGATCCGCATCCGCGCGATCGCGCCAGCTTTATCGCCGAACTACCCGGTTTGCTGGAGGCCAGTGGGCGACTGGAGTTGGTCGATGGCGATTGGTCGCAGGCCTTGGGCAACAGTGTGCGTTTTCACCATAGCGATGGGCACACGCCGGGACTGATGTTGGCAGAGATCGTCGGCCCCGAAATTGTCGATGGCGAGGCGCATGGCGGCGTGGTGTTCTGCGCGGACCTGATCCCGGGTCGACCATGGGTGCATGTGCCGATCACCATGGGTTACGACCGCAACGCGGAACTGCTGATCGACGAGAAACGCGTGTTCCTGGACGACAAGCTGGCGCGCAACGTGCATCTGTTCTTTACCCACGATCCGGGCTGTGCGCTGGCGCAGGTCACCCGCGATGAGAAAGGCAGGTTCGGCACCACTCACGAGCACGCGGAG
This genomic interval carries:
- the ftsY gene encoding signal recognition particle-docking protein FtsY: MVSWFRRKKPDAEPERRLSTEDLAAAFPPPEAAPARAEPPIPDEVIAAAMEDSPSLVPSEVAQQPEPQTAAAPAGKLGWRQRIGSILTRDIAELFGRNPVLDDDLLDEVETALITADVGVTASTQLVENLRKRMKAREFADAHAMLRALRAELIAMLAPVAKPLQIDASRKPFVILTVGVNGVGKTTTIGKLARRYKDEGRSLMLAAGDTFRAAAVAQLQAWGERNGVAVVAQGQDADPASVAFDALQAAKARGTEILIADTAGRLHTQQGLMAELGKIRRVLGKLDADAPHEVLMVIDGTTGQNAISQVRQFNAAVKVTGLVVTKLDGTAKGGVVFALAREFGIPIRYAGIGERPEDLRVFDAEAFVDAMLPENLGG
- the rsmD gene encoding 16S rRNA (guanine(966)-N(2))-methyltransferase RsmD, whose product is MNKPPRSGRKPSTAAAASGSVRIIGGRWRGTRLQVPLKPGLRPTSDRVRETLFNWLMPALSGARVLDLFAGSGALGLEAVSRGAASATLVETDPQLAQALEATATRLDATGQVRVHRGDALAWLRDGARRDDGAFDIAFIDPPFDADLWAAVLEWLPSMLAADAWLYLESPADHTPAVSAEWVLHRESATREVRYALYRRVTLAGVLHGGDPATT
- the coaD gene encoding pantetheine-phosphate adenylyltransferase gives rise to the protein MSATRIAVYPGTFDPITNGHVDLVERASPLFEKLIVGVAVSPSKGPSLPLDLRVQLAREALVRCPNVEVLGFDSLLAHFVRECGAGVLLRGLRAVSDFEYEFQMASMNRHLIPEVETLFLTPAEQYGFISSSLVREISRLGGDVSGFVPAAVAAALEAQWRGRES
- a CDS encoding YfhL family 4Fe-4S dicluster ferredoxin, translated to MSLKINELCVNCDVCEPVCPNKAISMGADIYVIDPALCTECVGHYDEPQCVVVCPVECIDPDPEHPETEAQLLAKLADLQGSTA
- a CDS encoding MBL fold metallo-hydrolase, which gives rise to MKLWSILGNSQKLDGGAMFGNAPKALWERWASVDDENRIDLACRALLASPLNGKTVLFETGIGAFFEPKLRERYGVQEPQHVLLESLRAAGFEHEDIDVVVLSHLHFDHAGGLLAAWEEGAAARLLFPNATFVVGAQHWQRARDPHPRDRASFIAELPGLLEASGRLELVDGDWSQALGNSVRFHHSDGHTPGLMLAEIVGPEIVDGEAHGGVVFCADLIPGRPWVHVPITMGYDRNAELLIDEKRVFLDDKLARNVHLFFTHDPGCALAQVTRDEKGRFGTTHEHAELHARALVA